Within the Erpetoichthys calabaricus chromosome 1, fErpCal1.3, whole genome shotgun sequence genome, the region cctcaatttaaaaacgttttattttcttcttaataaaaatttaaaagcggtacttcgccggtgcgaagcgcgtggatttgaccgactgacacatacaaccatattcatgagtgcaggtacttcggaaagaaagcaccgtgtaaacctaaagtttaaattaagttcatagacctacaaaaggttgccattgatttgaggcaagattgcttttcttctgtacaactatacgttgcattctcaagagtgtgcttgcacggcttcggatatatatatatatatatatatatatatatatatatatatatatatatatatatatatatatatatgtatctctatatataaatatgtaagcttataagtactgccttacttctcttttagaaaggaagatgtaatgatacttgatttaaacgattccatgtcttcctgggtttgcatagcttattgtcaatatctttacacctgtttttaagacttattgactgaaacggcctttcacgaaaaaagttagggctttgctacaggatacaccctccacaagttaagcaagtaaaaataaaatatatatttctgttttatttaaaccttttaagttcgtatgcatagccccatttggctgtttaattttttttttctttcttcagtaatatttaatctccttaaagaaaaagaacatatccattttactttttttgtatctctttagtaatattttactgtaaaaggataaccagtatttaaaccttttgtgttactttatacatttattttacacaatgttgaaaaattaataagaaagctacatattttggcagctgctgctttcattttcaatgaaatgaaaaaagctctccaagagaaaacgtcaatgaagaagaaacagtttgcactatctaaaaatcagaaaccttcatttataaaagtttgctgcagatgacttaactgaaaataaatgaatagttcctattttacttatgcctttattccaccaacttacaacatctgaggtacaatttgttacattacttttgttttttgcagcacaggcaggtgaagtgacttcctcagggtcacacagtggtgtcagtaccaggatttgaactgacaagctccgggtttactgaaatattactgaacaaagaaaaaaacgaatatatatatatatatatgtgaatgtatgtatgtatatatgtatgtctatatatatatatatgtagatatgtaaatttgtatatgtatatatatatgtttatgtgtgtgtgtgtgtgtgtatattatatatataaaagacagcaacactcataacaatgacaacacaattacattgacaatcatgttacgttatttttaaaatgtttccttttttttttttcataacctctttaacacactacttctccgctgtgaagcgcgggtattttgctatatatatatatacacacacatatatatatatatatgtgtgtgtatatatatatatatatatatatatatatatatatatatatatatatatatatatatatatacatatatacatatgtgtgtatatatatatatatatatatatacatatatatacatgcatatatatacatatacatatatatatatatatatatatatatatatatatatatatatatatatatatacacatatatatatatacatatataaatatatatatatatatatatatatatatacacatatatatatacatatatacatatatatatacatatatatatatatacatatatatatacatatatacatatatatatacacacacacacacatatatatatatatatatatatatatatacacacatatatatatatatatatatatatacacacacatatatatatatatatatatatacacacatatacatatatatatatatatgtgtatgtatatatatatatatatatatatatatatatatatatatatatatatatgacagcaacactcataacaatgacaacacaattacattgacaatcatgttacgttatttttaaaatgtttcctttactttttcataacctctttaacacactacttctccgctgcgaagcgcgggtattttgctagttagtgaataagatggacaagcttgttgggctgaatggcctgatgtCATCATCATTTTTGTTATGTTCAAAAAAGAGTAAGAGATCAGAACTGACctttgcaggacaccatattccGTGTTATGTTTTTCTGATACACAATCAAAGATTTACAAAGAAACCTCTGCCTGTTAGATAAAACTAAAACCAATTTAAAGCTACATTAGATAGGCCCACCCATTTTCTATGTAGAGTATGTTAATGAAGAGTCATGTGTTAATACTCTTGAGTGAGCCCTAGTGAACACACCAACATTTGGAAATATTGTCTACTCAGAGATGTTAAGTTCAATTAATTTCCCCTATTGTAAACTACTTAAATTGCTGTGCATTCAGCAgctatttcaaaattaattatataGCAATGCAGTAGGTAGCGGTAGTGGAAGCGGGGGGAGAGTAGCATTACTCCCTCAAAGAGTTTGGTTTGAACCTTAGCCATGGTCCCTTTACTGTCTAAAAGTGTTAATTTTGGGTTCTGAGCTCCAAAAAAGCTTCATGTGACTCCCCAGCCTCATCTCAAAGTATTGGGTAAAGAGGTGGCAGGAGTGTGTATTTTATTGGAACACTAAGAGACTTGTCAAAGGGATAAATGGAAATGTTACAATtaacttttgttatgtttttctgtATGCAGATTGTTAATTCATCACAGCCGACCTCTTTGCTATCTGAGTTATGGCGCTGATGAAGCATTTGCTGGTCTTCACATTGCTTCTAGCACTCCTATCCAGTTCTGTCCTAAGCAAGAAAGGAAGAGGAGGGATTTTTGGTGGGTCAAAGACCAGCAAGAAAACCAGCTCCAGTAGCTCCAGTAAGAGTTCTTGGTCAAGTTGGAGCTCTAACAGTAATACACAGGGAGGTGGAAACACACAGTCAAGACCCAACTTGGATAATCCCTATCGATCTGGAGCAGGAGGGTCAAACTGGGGACAGAATAACAACAGAATGCCTAATCAACAGGGATATGGATATGGGCAAAATCAGCCAGGATATGGGCAAAATCAGCCAGGATATGGGCACAATCAGCCAGGATATGGGCACAATCAGCCAGGATATGGGCAAAATCAGCCAGGATATGGGCAAAATCAGCCAGGATATGGGCAAAATCAGCCAGGATATGGATATGGGCACAATCAGCCAGGATATGGATATGGGCACAATCAGCCAGGATATGGATATGGGCACAATCAGCCAGGATATGGATATGGGCACAATCCTGGTTATGGCCAAGGCTATGGGTATGGCTATGGGAAAAATTATGGTTACAAGCCTAAAGGGTTTGGAAAGAATTCAATGGTAGCGGCCGGTGTAGGAGCTGCAGCTGGTGCAGCCGTAGGGTATGGACTTGGAAGAATGTACAGTCGTCCCTGGATGGACATTGACTTTGATAGCCCAGATGCGGCAAGGTACTACAGACAGTATATGGAAAGACGCTATGGACATCACCGCTCCATGTATCGTGATGATGATGGTTACAACTACTACTATGAGAGGCCGCCAATTTCCTATAATGATTTCATTGAGAGCTGTATGCGAAGGCCAAACCTGCTGGAAATGCCCAGGAATTGCAGCGAGCCTGGCAGTCCAGACTGTCTCATGCAGCGTGACAACTCTGACAGTGCCCTTGTGGAGTTGTTCCTCAACTGGAATGTTTCTACTGCTAACACTACCAGCACTGATAGCAACACCACCACCACAACTAGTACAACTCCATCCAAAGGTGTTTTGCGCGATACCATTAAAGCCAAAGCTGCCACCGACCCCGAGTTAGCAACACAGATGAAGCTGGCCCGATGCATTGAAGAGTACGTGGATTACACCCACCAGTATTTGGTCTCCATCCCACAATCCCGGGCCACCTCAATCAAGCTGATGAACACCCTTATCTTTCTCGCTGGCATGCTGATGTTGCAGGGTTTCTTCTAGCCAAGGTCTGCTGTGAAAGTCCTAAGTCCTTTGTGGCCCAAGCATAAAATAGGCTACAGTCAGAGGTGACATGTTTTGAAATCTCTACccgttctttaaaaaaaaaaacaaaacaacaataactTTTAGTTTACCATGCAACTTGTAGGGGTTTGGCATTGTGGATCATGAACTGTTTGTGAGACATCTACCTGGGCTGCTCACTTCTGCTCCATTTCTTCATAATAGGAATTCCTTCccagaattttattttgtaaattgttttggtTTGTAATATGTTTGCATCAGATTTGGCTGTTTGAGACTCCACAAACTGTCCATGCTGAAAACTGGTACACTGTGAAGTTTAGCAAATTATGATCTGTGATTGATTTATTGGCttgtttgcttaattttttttttcttcaaggaacTGAATACCAAAAGTACACCTTGACTTCAAACACAGTATCTTCATAGCGTACATATGTAGTCTTGTAAAGCCGAATATACTCGTAACGGACTGACCTTCTGGTGCAATTTTTTGTACATTCTTCATATCCTTGTATCCATGTACAGCTTATGAGTGAATCTTTATATCTCACGCATATATTGCTACGCTAAAGCTAAGATAAAGCTAAAACTGCAGTACATTTTCTCATTATatgcattacaaagtacattccaATGGATGgggtatcacaaacattaatacagaatttgCCCAACTGGGTGTAACTTCACGGACAGACAGAAATAGATTTTTATAGATGTATTGAttgtttctatttcattttacctttattcatttatagtttcagtttgtttgttgctGCAATAATATGCCGTTTGCTACGGGATTCATAGCAGCAGTGCTAATATTGTGATGCTCCCTTTATTGGAATTAAAAAGGCATTGCAATTTATTATTACATGCTTGACAATACGTTTCAGTAGCTGGCACATCAgtaatgttattatttaataacacCCAACAGAATGTGACTACCAGACAGACAGAAACTGACTTATTTACAGTCGTGTGAGAAAGGGAGTACACCCTATGAAATGCTATGTAGGTGGACATATCAAAATTTGATCTTCATTTGAACCTTATCTTTAGATAAAAGTGATGTAATTGGTAGAAAGGCTGTCATAGCAATagaattcatgtatttattaatttaagttCGGGATTTGGCTGTAAGAGCTGGCATTTGCCCCTTGAAGTAGGCATTTCCTGCATCTGTCTACATGTCTGTGATATGAACTGGGAGAAGTGTTTTCCCTACTAATCCGTGCAGATTTCTTTTAGCTGTGTGATGTTGAGGGGTGTCTTGCGTTCAGAGCCCATTTCATAATGTCCTTACCCTCCAGCTCTCAATGGGACTCTTTCTGATGTTTGACTTGGCCATTTCAGGACccaccatttctttcttttcagctctTCTGTTATCGGTTTATTGGTCTGTTTAGGgtcattcccattttttttttttaccatcttctGACAGATGGACTTGCAGTATCCTAAAGCACGCTCTGGTACAATGAAGACTTCATAGGTGATTCTGTGATGGTGGGTAGCCCAGGTCCACCATGATGTACAGTTGGTATGAGGTTTTTGTGGTCAAATGGCTTTGGCCACATTCCTGTATCTTTGCCTTGTTTTGTTCAGAGCACATTACTCTAGACGTTCTGATCTTTAACTAGATGTTCATGGTGAGAGAAAAcagcaaaacagacaaaaaaggtttggggctccACCATGTATATTCACAACAATCTGCAAAATAAAATCACTAATTATATACCAACTAAGTAGTCACTTAGGACTGAGTCCAAGATATGGTTAATAAACAAAGGAAAGTGGCTGGCTTTATAGCCGGCAAGGAGGAATAGGGGGGTGTTCAAGGGGCTGTAGGACGAAGTGAGGCCAGGAGTAGGGTGGGAGCTGCAACTGGAAGTGGAGGATTAGGCAGGCTTCTGTtctgaggatctgcagagaaaggagaaaaggtgTTAGTGCACTCTGTCATCCCCTGATTCAGCATGCCACGTTTAGTCAAGTCTATTGACTGCCTCCCATACGCACAAGTGTGACAATGGGCAAACTGTAGCCTTCTCCTGGTGTTCTTTCTGGGTAGCCAAGTTTTCCTCTTAGCATACCTCCCCTGTAGCTCTcatttgtgcagcctctttctaatgaCAGACTCGGGCACCCTGACATCACcagtggcaagagctacctgtaggtcctgtgatgaaattctgggATTCCTAGAGACTTCgttcagcatcttgtgttctgctctcagAATGAACCTGCTGTGGCAGCCTGGCCTGGACAAAATGGCAGTTGTCTAAAAACTTGTAGATAATCTTTTGGACAGTGGACTGGttgatttccagttgtttggagatctttttaaaatCTCTTTCTGGACTCGAGAGCATCTGTCACCTTTTTTTTTGAGGGCCTCAGAGGGTTCTTTTGATCTCAGCATGGCAATAACAGAAAAGAGCAAGCCAAACGAAATATCTGCGGTTTAAATAAGAAGACAGGATCAGACAAAATCCTCTGTAATGATCTTTGAATCATTGGCAGCTCATCTTGGACTAATTTTGGGGAATTAGAGATAGTGATAAATGTAGGAGTGgacttatttttttcacttgcaaaatgtgcatttatgtttatttaaattacacaatGGGCTACAgtggcatgatgtttgttattt harbors:
- the LOC114648835 gene encoding hornerin-like, producing the protein MALMKHLLVFTLLLALLSSSVLSKKGRGGIFGGSKTSKKTSSSSSSKSSWSSWSSNSNTQGGGNTQSRPNLDNPYRSGAGGSNWGQNNNRMPNQQGYGYGQNQPGYGQNQPGYGHNQPGYGHNQPGYGQNQPGYGQNQPGYGQNQPGYGYGHNQPGYGYGHNQPGYGYGHNQPGYGYGHNPGYGQGYGYGYGKNYGYKPKGFGKNSMVAAGVGAAAGAAVGYGLGRMYSRPWMDIDFDSPDAARYYRQYMERRYGHHRSMYRDDDGYNYYYERPPISYNDFIESCMRRPNLLEMPRNCSEPGSPDCLMQRDNSDSALVELFLNWNVSTANTTSTDSNTTTTTSTTPSKGVLRDTIKAKAATDPELATQMKLARCIEEYVDYTHQYLVSIPQSRATSIKLMNTLIFLAGMLMLQGFF